A single region of the Streptomyces sp. NBC_00425 genome encodes:
- a CDS encoding sensor histidine kinase — protein MTETTQTHSTPPGDPDDSFEAYRPRSPEFRAAMDALRGLRRDLFDDAFAYRPLPRKEEAGRLARNWKGRKREYAAWSRHTVVAAGGALAALIAFADGGGGLLGFLTGLLVLAPVLMTLVRPVGAFWLSLASTSAVALLGTTYGNWPWLPGSYVSHLVVLTVVAIRTRPRTAAWMWLLTAIYGFFAETLFSWDHYVTNTASMLVFSAILLLAVTVWHIRRQAEQEVTAQQTVTAHERSRRTLLEERTTIARELHDVVAHHMSVVAIQAEAAPYRVENPPPELEKAFATIRENAVAALTELRRVLGVVRAEDYDVPDAPQPTLAELDALIANVREAGLEVEKAVTGAVRELPQGVELSAYRIVQEALSNTLRHAPGASARVEVGYVLGGLGLRIVNGAPPNPALIKPSPGAGHGITGMRERVTMLNGEMTAEATREGGYEVTVFLPVPASTETSAAAPSRGEGGA, from the coding sequence GTGACCGAGACGACGCAGACGCACAGCACGCCCCCCGGCGACCCGGACGACTCCTTCGAGGCCTACCGGCCGCGCAGCCCGGAGTTCCGGGCGGCGATGGACGCCCTGCGCGGCCTGCGACGAGACCTGTTCGACGACGCCTTCGCCTACCGCCCGCTGCCCCGCAAGGAGGAGGCCGGCCGGCTCGCCCGCAACTGGAAGGGCCGCAAGCGCGAGTACGCGGCCTGGTCGCGGCACACGGTGGTCGCGGCGGGCGGCGCGCTGGCCGCCCTGATCGCCTTCGCGGACGGCGGCGGGGGCCTGCTGGGCTTCCTGACCGGCCTGCTCGTCCTGGCGCCGGTGCTGATGACGCTGGTACGGCCGGTCGGGGCGTTCTGGCTGTCGCTGGCCTCGACATCGGCGGTCGCCCTGCTCGGCACGACGTACGGGAACTGGCCGTGGCTGCCCGGCAGCTACGTCTCCCACCTGGTGGTCCTCACGGTCGTGGCGATACGCACCCGGCCGCGCACGGCGGCGTGGATGTGGCTGCTCACGGCGATCTACGGATTCTTCGCCGAGACCCTCTTCAGCTGGGACCACTACGTCACGAACACCGCGTCCATGCTGGTCTTCTCCGCGATCCTGCTGCTCGCCGTCACCGTGTGGCACATCCGCCGGCAGGCCGAGCAGGAGGTCACGGCCCAGCAGACGGTGACCGCGCACGAACGGTCCCGGCGCACGCTTCTGGAGGAGCGCACCACGATCGCCCGTGAGCTGCACGACGTGGTCGCCCACCACATGTCGGTGGTCGCCATTCAGGCGGAGGCCGCCCCCTACCGGGTGGAGAACCCGCCGCCGGAGCTGGAGAAGGCCTTCGCGACCATCCGGGAGAACGCGGTGGCCGCGCTCACCGAGCTGCGCCGGGTGCTGGGCGTGGTCCGCGCCGAGGACTACGACGTCCCGGACGCCCCGCAGCCCACGCTCGCCGAGCTGGACGCGCTCATAGCCAATGTGCGGGAGGCCGGCCTGGAGGTGGAGAAGGCGGTCACGGGGGCGGTGCGCGAGCTGCCGCAGGGGGTGGAGCTGTCGGCGTACCGGATCGTCCAGGAGGCGCTGAGCAACACGCTCCGTCACGCGCCCGGCGCGAGCGCCCGGGTGGAGGTCGGGTACGTTCTGGGCGGGCTCGGTCTGCGGATCGTCAACGGCGCTCCGCCCAACCCGGCCCTGATCAAGCCCTCGCCCGGCGCCGGCCACGGCATCACGGGCATGCGGGAGCGGGTCACGATGCTGAACGGCGAGATGACGGCCGAGGCGACGCGCGAGGGAGGGTACGAGGTGACGGTGTTCCTGCCGGTGCCGGCGTCCACGGAGACCTCCGCCGCCGCGCCTTCTCGGGGCGAGGGTGGGGCATGA